The Lycium ferocissimum isolate CSIRO_LF1 chromosome 10, AGI_CSIRO_Lferr_CH_V1, whole genome shotgun sequence genome window below encodes:
- the LOC132033065 gene encoding alcohol dehydrogenase-like 7 isoform X2 produces MCWSGNTGAGSIYLLQKVFTFLHLPLQGWGKTVVLGVDKPDAQLNFNSLEVLQSRKTLTGALFGGLKPKSDVPILAKRYLNKELQLDKFVTHEVNFEDINKAFDLLIQGKSLRCVIWMDK; encoded by the exons ATGTGTTGGTCTGGCAACACTGGTGCAGGAAGCATTTACCTGCTGCAGAAAG TTTTTACTTTTCTCCACCTCCCTTTGCAGGGTTGGGGAAAAACAGTTGTTTTAGGAGTTGATAAGCCAGATGCACAGCTCAACTTCAACTCTCTTGAGGTTCTTCAGAGTCGGAAAACTCTCACAGGAGCACTCTTTGGAGGTCTCAAACCCAAATCCGATGTTCCTATCCTTGCTAAGCGTTACCTTAACAAG GAATTGCAATTGGACAAGTTTGTGACGCATGAAGTGAATTTTGAAGACATCAACAAGGCTTTCGATTTACTTATTCAAGGAAAGAGCCTACGCTGTGTTATTTGGATGGACAAGTGA
- the LOC132033068 gene encoding ubiquitin-like domain-containing protein CIP73 isoform X2 produces MADQQAVEGSSTSNDSGGSSESTVELNIKTLDSQTYTFNVDKNMQVTALKDKIASHIGVPVEQQRLIFRGKVLKDNHLLSEYHVENGDTLHLVLRQAQSQPAPGNSTGGASTNNINRGQEPQPTAGGSRNRIGQISHSVVLGTFVGDQGEGAMPDLSRVIGAVLNTVGIGNMTGGQLPGVQASAPVPHPQGNDSLSQSGSQQSGQAFAGQSLPQVVQIPMGATIAVPTINSPIPDSLHTLTEFMNRMEHVFSQNGYPPNQSPTTAADPPAVQLPTNSRGLSTPEALSTVLHHAERLFGGHVIAALSHMAGRLEREGVSSDPAVRGQVQTESVVIGQAMQHLGALLLELGRTILTLRMGQSPAESSVNAGPAVYISSTGPNPIMVQPFPLQTSSLFGGSAAVPPIPGTFGALGIGNAPRHVNIHIHAGGARATNGDGGQGERGNGTDSGQSRVLPVGNIVATAIPPRPTVISVSNMPQPGQPESPSGQEHSTVSGAENDTVSTQLGVSSANGMSVPEPLLALNVPGREDKMSQGQSSEMSHSKSEASASAGGAQRSGQELGSPDESSSVPLGLGFGGLQPKRRTKQSISMPHGNNADGSTSNNPNELPKRDGQQVLQSLAALAARGNNTAMPSGTHSDREVMGTIGTGNQNVSGQSEIADAMSSVLQSPALNGLLSGVSQQTGAGSPDLLRNMMQQLTQSPAMMSTVNQIAQQIDTQDLGSVFSGQGGGMDLSRMFQQMMPLVSQALGGISAAPQQMPNIAQRPGENAATVRRPTPTAQNFQVDLHEVAQGIENNSPPVEILRSLVQSTESLHHNGSTDQSLVDELCSAEGLANEFMQMLRNDVSQRFQDRQGQ; encoded by the exons ATGTGGAAAATGGGGACACATTACACTTAGTACTGAGGCAGGCTCAGTCGCAACCTGCACCAGGTAACAGCACTGGAGGAGCTAGTACTAACAATATTAAcagag GACAAGAGCCTCAACCCACTGCTGGAGGCTCACGGAATCGTATCGGGCAGATTTCACACAGTGTTGTCCTAGGTACTTTTGTTGGAGATCAAGGGGAAGGAGCTATGCCTGATCTTAGTCGG GTCATTGGGGCAGTTCTGAACACTGTAGGGATTGGGAACATGACTGGTGGCCAGCTTCCTGGTGTGCAG GCCAGTGCTCCAGTTCCTCATCCTCAAGGAAATGATAGTCTAAGTCAGTCAGGAAGTCAGCAATCTGGGCAGGCATTTGCTGGTCAATCTTTGCCGCAAGTAGTGCAAATTCCAATGGGGGCAACAATAGCTGTCCCGACAATTAATTCG CCCATTCCTGATTCTCTGCACACGCTTACTGAATTTATGAATCGGATGGAGCATGTTTTCTCACAGAACG GTTACCCGCCAAACCAGTCACCTACTACTGCGGCAGATCCACCTGCAGTACAGTTGCCTACAAATTCTCGCGGCTTATCGACTCCAGAGGCATTAAGCACTGTGCTGCATCATGCTGAGCGTCTTTTTGGTGGTCACGTCATTGCGGCATTATCT CACATGGCAGGACGGTTGGAACGGGAAGGGGTCTCCAGCGATCCTGCAGTAAGGGGACAGGTGCAGACAGAATCAGTGGTAATTGGTCAAGCAATGCAGCATTTAGGTGCGCTTTTACTAGAGCTTGGAAGGACGATATTGACTCTCAGAATGGGACAATCACCT GCTGAATCTTCAGTAAATGCTGGTCCGGCTGTTTACATATCTTCCACAGGGCCGAACCCGATAATGGTTCAG CCTTTCCCCCTTCAAACCAGTTCACTCTTTGGTGGCTCTGCTGCTGTTCCACCTATCCCTGGTACCTTTGGCGCTCTTGGGATTGGTAATGCCCCAAGGCATGTCAATATTCATATACATGCCG GTGGTGCTAGGGCGACCAATGGAGATGGAGGACAGGGTGAACGTGGCAATGGAACTGATTCTGGCCAATCAAGGGTTTTGCCTGTCGGAAATATAGTGGCTACAGCTATTCCACCAAGGCCTACTGTTATCTCAGTCTCTAATATGCCACAACCTG GCCAACCAGAGAGCCCAAGTGGCCAAGAGCACTCTACTGTGTCTGGTGCTGAGAATGATACTGTAAGCACTCAACTAGGTGTCTCATCTGCAAATGGGATGAGTGTGCCTGAGCCTCTACTGGCGCTCAATGTTCCCGGAAGAGAGGATAAAATG AGTCAAGGTCAATCAAGCGAAATGTCTCACAGCAAGTCAGAGGCCTCAGCCAGTGCTGGAGGAGCTCAAAGGTCTGGTCAGGAGTTAGGTAGTCCTGATGAATCCTCATCTGTGCCCCTTGGATTAGGGTTCGGAGGTTTGCAGCCGAAG AGACGAACTAAGCAATCCATATCCATGCCTCATGGAAATAATGCTGATGGTTCAACTAGCAACAATCCAAATGAACTACCTAAAAGAGATGGGCAACAAGTTTTGCAGTCTCTTGCAGCGCTTGCAGCCAGGGGAAACAACACTGCTATGCCCTCAGGGACACACTCAGATAGGGAAGTTATGGGGACTATCGGCACAGGAAACCAAAATGTCAGTGGTCAATCAGAGATAGCGGATGCAATGTCTAGTGTACTTCAGAGTCCTGCTTTAAATGGTTTGTTGAGTGGGGTTTCACAACAAACTGGGGCTGGATCTCCGGATCTCTTGAGGAATATGATGCAGCAACTCACTCAAAGTCCAGCAATGATGAGCACTGTAAATCAGATCGCCCAGCAGATTGACACTCAGGATCTTGGAAGCGTGTTTTCCGGGCAAGGTGGTGGTATGGACTTGTCTAGGATGTTTCAGCAAATGATGCCACTTGTCTCTCAAGCTCTTGGTGGCATTTCAGCTGCGCCTCAACAAATGCCTAATATTGCACAGAGGCCTGGTGAGAATGCTGCCACGGTAAGAAGGCCAACACCAACCGCTCAAAATTTTCAG GTTGACCTTCATGAGGTTGCCCAGGGAATTGAGAACAATAGTCCGCCTGTAGAGATTCTTCGCTCTTTGGTTCAAAGTACGGAATCTTTGCACCATAATGGAAGTACTGATCAAAGTCTAGTCGATGAACTGTGCAGTGCAGAGGGCCTAGCCAAT GAATTCATGCAGATGCTGCGTAATGACGTTTCTCAGCGATTCCAGGATAGACAGGGCCAATAG
- the LOC132033068 gene encoding ubiquitin-like domain-containing protein CIP73 isoform X1 — translation MADQQAVEGSSTSNDSGGSSESTVELNIKTLDSQTYTFNVDKNMQVTALKDKIASHIGVPVEQQRLIFRGKVLKDNHLLSEYHVENGDTLHLVLRQAQSQPAPGNSTGGASTNNINRGQEPQPTAGGSRNRIGQISHSVVLGTFVGDQGEGAMPDLSRVIGAVLNTVGIGNMTGGQLPGVQASAPVPHPQGNDSLSQSGSQQSGQAFAGQSLPQVVQIPMGATIAVPTINSPIPDSLHTLTEFMNRMEHVFSQNGYPPNQSPTTAADPPAVQLPTNSRGLSTPEALSTVLHHAERLFGGHVIAALSHMAGRLEREGVSSDPAVRGQVQTESVVIGQAMQHLGALLLELGRTILTLRMGQSPAESSVNAGPAVYISSTGPNPIMVQPFPLQTSSLFGGSAAVPPIPGTFGALGIGNAPRHVNIHIHAAPIISAGGARATNGDGGQGERGNGTDSGQSRVLPVGNIVATAIPPRPTVISVSNMPQPGQPESPSGQEHSTVSGAENDTVSTQLGVSSANGMSVPEPLLALNVPGREDKMSQGQSSEMSHSKSEASASAGGAQRSGQELGSPDESSSVPLGLGFGGLQPKRRTKQSISMPHGNNADGSTSNNPNELPKRDGQQVLQSLAALAARGNNTAMPSGTHSDREVMGTIGTGNQNVSGQSEIADAMSSVLQSPALNGLLSGVSQQTGAGSPDLLRNMMQQLTQSPAMMSTVNQIAQQIDTQDLGSVFSGQGGGMDLSRMFQQMMPLVSQALGGISAAPQQMPNIAQRPGENAATVRRPTPTAQNFQVDLHEVAQGIENNSPPVEILRSLVQSTESLHHNGSTDQSLVDELCSAEGLANEFMQMLRNDVSQRFQDRQGQ, via the exons ATGTGGAAAATGGGGACACATTACACTTAGTACTGAGGCAGGCTCAGTCGCAACCTGCACCAGGTAACAGCACTGGAGGAGCTAGTACTAACAATATTAAcagag GACAAGAGCCTCAACCCACTGCTGGAGGCTCACGGAATCGTATCGGGCAGATTTCACACAGTGTTGTCCTAGGTACTTTTGTTGGAGATCAAGGGGAAGGAGCTATGCCTGATCTTAGTCGG GTCATTGGGGCAGTTCTGAACACTGTAGGGATTGGGAACATGACTGGTGGCCAGCTTCCTGGTGTGCAG GCCAGTGCTCCAGTTCCTCATCCTCAAGGAAATGATAGTCTAAGTCAGTCAGGAAGTCAGCAATCTGGGCAGGCATTTGCTGGTCAATCTTTGCCGCAAGTAGTGCAAATTCCAATGGGGGCAACAATAGCTGTCCCGACAATTAATTCG CCCATTCCTGATTCTCTGCACACGCTTACTGAATTTATGAATCGGATGGAGCATGTTTTCTCACAGAACG GTTACCCGCCAAACCAGTCACCTACTACTGCGGCAGATCCACCTGCAGTACAGTTGCCTACAAATTCTCGCGGCTTATCGACTCCAGAGGCATTAAGCACTGTGCTGCATCATGCTGAGCGTCTTTTTGGTGGTCACGTCATTGCGGCATTATCT CACATGGCAGGACGGTTGGAACGGGAAGGGGTCTCCAGCGATCCTGCAGTAAGGGGACAGGTGCAGACAGAATCAGTGGTAATTGGTCAAGCAATGCAGCATTTAGGTGCGCTTTTACTAGAGCTTGGAAGGACGATATTGACTCTCAGAATGGGACAATCACCT GCTGAATCTTCAGTAAATGCTGGTCCGGCTGTTTACATATCTTCCACAGGGCCGAACCCGATAATGGTTCAG CCTTTCCCCCTTCAAACCAGTTCACTCTTTGGTGGCTCTGCTGCTGTTCCACCTATCCCTGGTACCTTTGGCGCTCTTGGGATTGGTAATGCCCCAAGGCATGTCAATATTCATATACATGCCG CACCTATTATTTCTGCAGGTGGTGCTAGGGCGACCAATGGAGATGGAGGACAGGGTGAACGTGGCAATGGAACTGATTCTGGCCAATCAAGGGTTTTGCCTGTCGGAAATATAGTGGCTACAGCTATTCCACCAAGGCCTACTGTTATCTCAGTCTCTAATATGCCACAACCTG GCCAACCAGAGAGCCCAAGTGGCCAAGAGCACTCTACTGTGTCTGGTGCTGAGAATGATACTGTAAGCACTCAACTAGGTGTCTCATCTGCAAATGGGATGAGTGTGCCTGAGCCTCTACTGGCGCTCAATGTTCCCGGAAGAGAGGATAAAATG AGTCAAGGTCAATCAAGCGAAATGTCTCACAGCAAGTCAGAGGCCTCAGCCAGTGCTGGAGGAGCTCAAAGGTCTGGTCAGGAGTTAGGTAGTCCTGATGAATCCTCATCTGTGCCCCTTGGATTAGGGTTCGGAGGTTTGCAGCCGAAG AGACGAACTAAGCAATCCATATCCATGCCTCATGGAAATAATGCTGATGGTTCAACTAGCAACAATCCAAATGAACTACCTAAAAGAGATGGGCAACAAGTTTTGCAGTCTCTTGCAGCGCTTGCAGCCAGGGGAAACAACACTGCTATGCCCTCAGGGACACACTCAGATAGGGAAGTTATGGGGACTATCGGCACAGGAAACCAAAATGTCAGTGGTCAATCAGAGATAGCGGATGCAATGTCTAGTGTACTTCAGAGTCCTGCTTTAAATGGTTTGTTGAGTGGGGTTTCACAACAAACTGGGGCTGGATCTCCGGATCTCTTGAGGAATATGATGCAGCAACTCACTCAAAGTCCAGCAATGATGAGCACTGTAAATCAGATCGCCCAGCAGATTGACACTCAGGATCTTGGAAGCGTGTTTTCCGGGCAAGGTGGTGGTATGGACTTGTCTAGGATGTTTCAGCAAATGATGCCACTTGTCTCTCAAGCTCTTGGTGGCATTTCAGCTGCGCCTCAACAAATGCCTAATATTGCACAGAGGCCTGGTGAGAATGCTGCCACGGTAAGAAGGCCAACACCAACCGCTCAAAATTTTCAG GTTGACCTTCATGAGGTTGCCCAGGGAATTGAGAACAATAGTCCGCCTGTAGAGATTCTTCGCTCTTTGGTTCAAAGTACGGAATCTTTGCACCATAATGGAAGTACTGATCAAAGTCTAGTCGATGAACTGTGCAGTGCAGAGGGCCTAGCCAAT GAATTCATGCAGATGCTGCGTAATGACGTTTCTCAGCGATTCCAGGATAGACAGGGCCAATAG
- the LOC132033065 gene encoding alcohol dehydrogenase-like 7 isoform X1, translated as MTNGGADYCFECVGLATLVQEAFTCCRKGWGKTVVLGVDKPDAQLNFNSLEVLQSRKTLTGALFGGLKPKSDVPILAKRYLNKELQLDKFVTHEVNFEDINKAFDLLIQGKSLRCVIWMDK; from the exons ATGACTAATGGAGGTGCTGACTATTGCTTTGAATGTGTTGGTCTGGCAACACTGGTGCAGGAAGCATTTACCTGCTGCAGAAAG GGTTGGGGAAAAACAGTTGTTTTAGGAGTTGATAAGCCAGATGCACAGCTCAACTTCAACTCTCTTGAGGTTCTTCAGAGTCGGAAAACTCTCACAGGAGCACTCTTTGGAGGTCTCAAACCCAAATCCGATGTTCCTATCCTTGCTAAGCGTTACCTTAACAAG GAATTGCAATTGGACAAGTTTGTGACGCATGAAGTGAATTTTGAAGACATCAACAAGGCTTTCGATTTACTTATTCAAGGAAAGAGCCTACGCTGTGTTATTTGGATGGACAAGTGA